From Streptomyces sp. TLI_053, a single genomic window includes:
- a CDS encoding GNAT family N-acetyltransferase, whose product MNDTMVLPVDADPSAPALLLRPWRNEDAPALVEVYRDPVLRHWTTSVVDDEADALRWVGTQQEAWAAGHRFAFAVLEALPGAEPGPPLGNLVLKRVSPGGHTAEVGYWTSAPARGRGIAPRALEALTGWAFDTLGPTGLQRLELLHQVDNTASCRVAEKSRYAFDRVLTAAPPAYPLQGHLHVRLRSTPEQVR is encoded by the coding sequence ATGAACGACACCATGGTCCTGCCCGTCGACGCCGACCCGTCCGCCCCCGCCCTGCTGCTCCGGCCCTGGCGGAACGAGGACGCGCCCGCGCTCGTCGAGGTGTACCGGGACCCGGTGCTGCGCCACTGGACGACCTCGGTCGTCGACGACGAGGCGGACGCGCTCCGCTGGGTCGGCACCCAGCAGGAGGCCTGGGCGGCGGGACACCGGTTCGCCTTCGCCGTCCTGGAGGCGCTGCCGGGCGCGGAGCCGGGGCCGCCGTTGGGCAACCTCGTGCTCAAGCGGGTCTCGCCCGGCGGGCACACCGCCGAGGTCGGCTACTGGACGTCCGCCCCCGCCCGGGGCCGGGGCATCGCCCCGCGCGCGCTGGAGGCGCTCACCGGCTGGGCCTTCGACACCCTCGGCCCGACCGGACTCCAGCGGCTCGAACTGTTGCACCAGGTGGACAACACCGCCTCCTGCCGGGTCGCGGAGAAGAGCCGGTACGCCTTCGACCGCGTCCTCACCGCGGCCCCGCCCGCCTACCCCCTCCAGGGCCATCTGCACGTCCGGCTGCGATCGACCCCCGAACAGGTCCGGTAG